A single region of the Thermoanaerobacterium aotearoense genome encodes:
- a CDS encoding PTS mannose/fructose/sorbose/N-acetylgalactosamine transporter subunit IIC, which yields MHVSISASQAAIIALWVAIVEARALGYSTLMLRFTPLMTGLVVGIVMHNVPEAMVVTAAIQLIYMGLIAPGGTLPSEPAVAASIAVPVAVMANLDPSAAIAIAVPVGLLGSYLYSFRFLLNTFVLRLTDKYAEELNDRGLTLTIIVLPILVSLVLFFPAIFIALYKGTPLIAALIKTVTAGKLFHVLTVIGGGLPALGIALTLTVIGKRKFVVFFLLAYFMAVILKSLNVNTVTYAVLGGIMAYLYVMFTSKEADSQQI from the coding sequence ATGCATGTAAGTATTAGTGCATCACAAGCTGCAATCATTGCTTTATGGGTAGCTATAGTTGAGGCACGTGCTCTTGGTTATTCAACATTGATGCTTCGCTTCACGCCATTGATGACAGGCCTTGTAGTAGGCATCGTTATGCACAATGTACCGGAAGCCATGGTAGTTACTGCTGCCATACAGCTAATCTACATGGGGTTAATAGCGCCTGGCGGGACATTGCCAAGTGAGCCAGCAGTCGCGGCTTCTATAGCAGTTCCGGTTGCAGTTATGGCAAACCTCGATCCATCAGCAGCAATTGCAATCGCAGTGCCTGTAGGACTATTAGGATCATACTTGTATTCTTTTAGATTTCTCTTGAATACGTTTGTACTACGCCTTACAGATAAGTATGCAGAAGAATTAAACGATAGAGGCTTGACGCTGACAATAATTGTTTTACCTATTTTAGTTAGCCTTGTATTGTTCTTCCCAGCCATATTTATAGCGCTCTACAAAGGGACTCCATTGATAGCGGCTTTGATAAAGACCGTTACAGCCGGCAAGCTATTCCATGTCTTGACGGTAATAGGTGGAGGATTGCCTGCGTTAGGAATTGCATTGACACTTACAGTTATAGGCAAGAGAAAATTTGTAGTATTTTTCCTCTTGGCATACTTTATGGCTGTAATACTAAAATCCTTAAACGTAAATACTGTGACGTATGCTGTTTTAGGAGGAATAATGGCATATCTTTACGTAATGTTTACAAGTAAAGAAGCAGATAGTCAACAAATTTGA
- a CDS encoding PTS system mannose/fructose/sorbose family transporter subunit IID has product MEDVKAKSSANSAEIDDSSKKITRKDLLLGWFRWWYANEIPHTFDRMLAPSLLFGLMPILRKIYKKNEDLKEAYKRHLLFYNTQAIWGGGTILGITASLEEERAKKLNEGKIDEAVDPEIINSTKVGLMGPLAGIGDAIDSGTVQYILIGIFLPWAKAGSALGALLPWILFVALTFTYGYYFTELGYRLGRSAVVEIVSGARIRKIIDGLSVLGTFMMGILAASYVTVTTSLKWTLSGKQFVLQDILDKVLPGLLPLLTVMLVYWYFSRKGLKIVKVLLWLIVIFAVLGFTGLL; this is encoded by the coding sequence ATGGAAGATGTAAAAGCGAAAAGCAGTGCAAATTCAGCAGAAATTGATGACAGCAGCAAAAAGATCACAAGAAAAGATTTGCTTTTAGGATGGTTTAGATGGTGGTACGCCAATGAAATACCTCATACATTTGATAGAATGCTGGCACCCTCGCTTTTGTTTGGTTTAATGCCTATTTTAAGGAAAATATACAAAAAGAATGAGGATCTTAAAGAAGCGTATAAAAGGCATCTTTTGTTTTACAATACACAAGCAATTTGGGGTGGCGGCACAATACTTGGAATAACGGCATCATTGGAGGAGGAAAGGGCTAAAAAGCTAAATGAAGGCAAAATCGATGAAGCAGTTGATCCAGAGATCATAAATAGCACGAAAGTCGGTTTGATGGGACCCTTGGCAGGCATAGGCGATGCAATAGATTCAGGAACGGTACAGTATATTTTGATTGGTATATTCTTACCTTGGGCAAAAGCCGGCAGTGCATTGGGGGCTCTTCTTCCTTGGATATTGTTTGTTGCATTGACATTCACATACGGATATTATTTTACTGAATTGGGATACAGGCTTGGACGTTCTGCAGTCGTGGAAATTGTCAGTGGTGCAAGAATTAGAAAAATTATTGATGGATTGTCTGTTTTAGGTACTTTTATGATGGGAATATTGGCGGCTTCTTATGTGACGGTTACTACATCATTAAAATGGACTTTGTCAGGAAAACAATTCGTATTGCAGGATATTTTAGATAAGGTATTGCCTGGCTTGTTGCCACTGCTGACAGTTATGCTTGTATATTGGTATTTCTCAAGAAAAGGTTTAAAAATAGTGAAAGTGCTTTTATGGCTAATAGTCATATTTGCAGTTTTAGGTTTTACAGGACTTTTATAA
- a CDS encoding PTS system mannose/fructose/N-acetylgalactosamine-transporter subunit IIB: MGEIIFARIDDRLIHGQVMTKWVKGYNCNSIFVIDDQLAKDEFMKNIYIMSASTANITLKILTVDDSIKLWEKDHYDGFKVILLFKNIKTVKDTIEKGLPIKKLNIGGIAKSADRKFIIPTVSLNKEETESLLDLEKNHGVEIFFQTVPESKRVGLEAALSVFNIKR, translated from the coding sequence ATGGGAGAAATCATATTTGCCAGAATAGATGATAGACTGATACATGGCCAAGTAATGACGAAATGGGTAAAAGGGTACAATTGCAACTCCATATTTGTCATTGATGACCAGTTAGCCAAGGATGAATTCATGAAAAATATTTATATCATGTCTGCATCTACTGCTAATATTACATTGAAAATATTGACCGTCGATGATTCAATAAAATTATGGGAAAAAGATCATTACGACGGATTTAAAGTTATATTATTGTTTAAAAATATAAAGACAGTTAAAGACACCATTGAAAAAGGCTTGCCCATAAAGAAGCTAAACATTGGCGGCATAGCCAAAAGCGCTGACAGAAAATTCATAATACCGACTGTAAGTCTTAACAAGGAAGAAACGGAATCACTTTTAGACCTTGAAAAAAATCATGGCGTGGAAATATTTTTCCAGACGGTACCTGAAAGCAAAAGAGTTGGACTTGAAGCTGCGCTTAGCGTGTTTAACATCAAGAGATGA